One window of the candidate division KSB1 bacterium genome contains the following:
- a CDS encoding DUF885 domain-containing protein: protein MMPRPLASRTLLGAAACFILIAGCTQKSVPERPTRYEDLTALFQAWRNFEKPPLVDDVHDYSANAMAAQHRELVAYQQRLAAIDTTGWPISQRIDYHLVKAEMNGLDFDHRVRKPWANNPAFYVMLFPDQSDTPGREGPVIHGAIDLWKYPFPLSATHAAELSRRLRAIPKMLEQAKGNLTGNGRDLWIAGIRSLKQQSDDLGALADKVVGSSQTLIDAIRSAREATDAFSAWLEQEAPNKNGPSGVGVENYNWYSQNVQLVPFTWQEEVTIMRRELARAHAALRLEEHRNRKLPPLEPIATAAEYDRRLNEAVTEYMAFLREQEVVSIRDYMDAALRERIGRFSPASNGRRMFFAEVNYRDPVVMRTHGYHWFDLARMKHEPHASPIRRVPLLSNIFVSRAEGLATGVEEMMMHVGLFDKRPRARELIWVLLAQRAARALGGLHLHSNEWTMEQAVKFAAQWTPRGWLAEDSDLAWFEQHLYLQQPMYGSSYITGKIQIEQLLAERSRQLGEAFTLKRFMDELNAAGMIPVSLIRWEMTGEAVDLNWSAAAR, encoded by the coding sequence ATGATGCCTCGCCCACTTGCTTCCCGCACGCTGCTTGGCGCAGCCGCATGCTTCATTCTCATTGCCGGCTGCACGCAAAAAAGTGTTCCTGAAAGACCAACTCGCTACGAAGATTTGACCGCGCTGTTCCAGGCGTGGCGGAATTTTGAAAAACCGCCATTGGTCGACGATGTTCACGACTACTCGGCAAATGCGATGGCGGCGCAACATCGCGAGCTGGTCGCGTATCAACAGCGTCTCGCCGCCATTGACACGACCGGCTGGCCAATCTCGCAGCGCATCGATTATCATCTCGTCAAAGCCGAGATGAACGGCCTGGACTTCGACCATCGCGTGCGCAAACCCTGGGCGAACAATCCCGCGTTTTATGTGATGCTCTTTCCCGATCAAAGCGACACCCCCGGCCGCGAAGGCCCGGTGATTCACGGCGCCATCGATCTTTGGAAGTATCCGTTTCCTCTTTCTGCGACGCATGCGGCCGAGTTGAGCCGGCGCCTTCGCGCCATTCCGAAAATGCTCGAACAAGCCAAAGGCAATCTCACCGGCAACGGTCGCGATCTTTGGATCGCCGGTATTCGCAGCTTGAAACAACAGAGCGACGATCTTGGCGCCCTGGCGGATAAAGTTGTGGGCTCCAGTCAGACATTGATTGACGCCATTCGGTCGGCGCGCGAAGCCACGGACGCCTTTTCGGCCTGGCTCGAACAAGAAGCGCCAAATAAAAACGGACCTTCAGGCGTCGGTGTGGAGAATTACAATTGGTATTCGCAAAACGTGCAGCTCGTACCGTTCACCTGGCAGGAAGAAGTCACCATCATGCGCCGCGAGCTGGCGCGGGCGCACGCCGCGCTGCGGCTGGAAGAGCATCGCAATCGCAAACTGCCGCCGCTTGAACCCATCGCCACCGCGGCAGAATATGATCGCCGCCTCAACGAAGCCGTGACCGAATACATGGCATTTTTGCGCGAGCAGGAAGTTGTTTCGATTCGCGATTACATGGATGCGGCGCTGCGCGAACGCATCGGCCGATTCAGCCCTGCGTCAAACGGCCGCCGGATGTTTTTCGCGGAGGTCAATTACCGCGACCCGGTGGTGATGCGCACGCACGGCTATCATTGGTTCGATCTCGCCCGCATGAAGCACGAGCCGCATGCCAGTCCGATTCGTCGCGTGCCGCTGCTTTCGAATATTTTTGTGAGCCGCGCCGAGGGTTTGGCCACCGGCGTGGAAGAAATGATGATGCATGTGGGATTGTTCGACAAGCGTCCCCGCGCCCGCGAGTTGATTTGGGTGTTGCTCGCGCAGCGTGCGGCCCGCGCCCTCGGCGGTTTGCACCTGCACAGCAACGAGTGGACGATGGAACAAGCGGTCAAATTTGCCGCGCAATGGACCCCGCGCGGCTGGCTGGCGGAAGACAGTGATTTGGCCTGGTTCGAGCAGCATCTTTATTTGCAACAACCGATGTACGGCTCGAGTTACATCACCGGCAAAATCCAAATCGAGCAACTGCTCGCCGAACGCAGCCGCCAGCTCGGTGAGGCCTTTACGCTGAAACGTTTCATGGACGAGTTGAACGCAGCGGGAATGATTCCGGTGTCGCTGATTCGGT